From a region of the Primulina eburnea isolate SZY01 chromosome 7, ASM2296580v1, whole genome shotgun sequence genome:
- the LOC140837341 gene encoding uncharacterized protein translates to MGVNIDESLTTGTHGIYTFRAQGSIYHSIGSLLPNENCRPRYMQMWIVDTDHDIDNRLHENPELRRELLLKIQNILDQHNPSVHVFRQIGKCEDIPNCRLIIRQQKPNEHQYSLPTTSQVAAVIVDNECQETLNSRDITIQGIGGNLISIQDVVGYYDPLQYPLLLPYGTYGWDLNSRNINGTRLTCLNYYAYMLQIRVNSPSLILRGGRLLQQYVVDNYVKIETQRLRWIRSNQRDIRSELYQRLQDCLHGGENNAGNVGTRIVLPSSFGGSPRDMYQQYQDAMTLVQTYGKPDIMLTMTCNPNWDEIKNQLLPGQSPQDRPDLITRIFRSKFEEFKKDIVDRGVLGKVRSYSYVIEYQKRGLPHVHMLVIFENNDKLCTPDHFDSIVRAEIPLQTEEPNLHKAVVHHMIHGPCGSMNPNCPCMVNGKCKKNFPKPFVEYTSRGNDSYPLYRRREGGQVSIPNNDDVFIDNGWVVPYNPWLLLKYDCHINVEVCGGIKCVKYIYKYIHKGPDRVALELRNGQNCDEIQQYVDGRWICAPEALWRIFSFEFSRMYPSVIRLQLHTPNQHLIYFDPQQHVSDLLADDDNAKTMLTEFFKINSSPELKGKYLYREFPQYYTWIKSGKKWIRRRSNNKVVGRLYVVSPSEGERFYLRILLNHVRGPTSFEDLMTVNEIKYSTFKESAQMRGLLKQDDYVIQCLQEARSVRMPSSLRRLFVSILVFCQATIVRELWDEFHPSMCEDYGREISSSNLIINKLLLEIRRLLHQYKMKLGDFDLPSISAEFLEDEPLPRLIEDELSYHISDDDLRSIERLNAQQRIAFDTIIESIMHNQSKLFFIDGPGGTGKTFLYRSMLAHLRKIGKIVIAVATSGIAATLLPGGRTAHSRFQIPLRPTASTLCKIKKQTELADLIRRASAIVWDEAPMANRYAFESVSKSFQDIMENQMAFGGKTMIFGGDFRQVLPVVKRGSKAEQIAASISRSTFWSSVKIIHLQQNMRSAQDIEFSQFLLCVGDGVQNTINRDFINLPDSMIIPWEGEQSIQMLIDSVFPNMITHVNDENYMVDRAIITPKNVDVDNINQMLILKFPGDEKEYTSWDSVEDDNHNLFQEEFLNSLSPSGLPPHKIKLKVGSPVMLLRNVAPELVLCNGTRLICRSLCKNFIDAEIITGPHKGTRFFLHRMPLKSEDNSGLPFELTRRQFPIRLSFALTINKAQGQTIPNIGIFLRNHVFSHGQLYVALSRGVSQNSTKVLVKDGNLERRHGVFTRNVVFKEVLLPNRE, encoded by the exons ATGGGAGTCAATATAGATGAGTCCTTAACAACTGGTACACATGGAATTTACACATTTCGTGCCCAGGGATCAATATATCACTCGATTGGAAGTCTTCTACCAAATGAGAATTGTAGGCCACGGTACATGCAGATGTGGATTGTAGACACAGATCATGATATAGACAATAGACTTCATGAAAATCCAGAACTAAGGCGAGAATTGCTGCTTAAGATACAAAACATTCTTGATCAACACAATCCTTCTGTGCACGTGTTTCGACAAATTGGCAAATGTGAAGACATACCTAACTGTAGGCTCATCATCAGGCAACAAAAACCTAATGAACATCAATATAGTTTACCAACAACATCTCAAGTTGCAGCCGTCATTGTTGACAACGAGTGTCAAGAAACTTTGAACAGTCGAGATATTACTATACAAGGAATCGGTGGAAATCTTATCAGCATTCAAGATGTAGTTGGCTATTATGATCCTTTACAATATCCACTCCTTTTGCCATATGGTACATATGGTTGGGACTTAAATAGCCGGAATATCAATGGTACCCGATTAACATGCTTAAATTACTATGCGTATATGCTACAG ATACGAGTAAATTCACCATCTTTGATTCTTAGAGGAGGTCGTCTACTTCAACAGTATGTGGTTGACAATTACGTAAAGATTGAAACACAAAGACTACGATGGATACGTTCAAATCAACGTGATATACGTTCAGAACTTTACCAGAGATTGCAAGATTGCTTACATGGAGGTGAAAATAATGCAG GAAATGTTGGTACCAGAATCGTTTTGCCATCGTCTTTCGGTGGTAGCCCACGTGATATGTACCAACAATATCAAGATGCCATGACCTTGGTACAAACATATGGAAAACCAGATATAATGCTTACAATGACATGCAATCCGAATTGGGATGAGATAAAAAATCAACTACTTCCTGGGCAATCACCTCAAGACCGTCCAGATTTGATTACAAGGATATTCCGGTCAAAATTTGAGGAATTTAAGAAAGACATTGTGGATAGAGGGGTTTTAGGCAAGGTGCGCTCTTATTCGTACGTCATTGAGTATCAGAAAAGAGGGCTTCCTCATGTTCATATGTTGGtcatatttgaaaataatgaCAAGTTGTGTACTCCCGACCACTTTGACTCAATTGTGCGTGCTGAAATACCTTTACAAACAGAAGAACCCAACTTACACAAAGCAGTTGTCCACCATATGATACATGGGCCATGTGGATCGATGAATCCTAATTGTCCGTGCATGGTAAATGGTAAATGCAAGAAGAACTTTCCAAAGCCATTTGTGGAATACACATCTCGAGGAAATGATTCATACCCTTTGTATCGAAGACGTGAAGGTGGCCAAGTATCAATTCCCAACAATGACGATGTTTTCATTGATAATGGTTGGGTTGTCCCGTACAATCCATGgcttttattaaaatatgattgtcATATTAATGTTGAAGTATGTGGAGGGATTAAGTGTGTCAAGTACATATACAAGTACATCCATAAAGGTCCTGATCGGGTCGCACTAGAGTTACGAAATGGACAAAATTGTGATGAAATCCAACAGTACGTGGATGGCAGGTGGATTTGTGCGCCTGAAGCATTGTGGCGAATTTTCTCATTTGAGTTCAGTAGGATGTATCCTTCAGTCATTAGGTTACAACTACATACACCAAACcaacatttgatttattttgatCCCCAACAACACGTAAGTGATCTACTTGCAGATGATGACAACGCGAAGACTATGCTTAcagaatttttcaaaataaatagttCTCCTGAATTGaaaggaaaatatttatatCGAGAATTTCCACAATATTACACATGGATAAAATCTGGAAAAAAATGGATTCGTCGAAGAAGCAACAATAAAGTGGTTGGAAGATTATATGTTGTGTCGCCATCTGAAGGTGAGAGGTTTTATCTTCGTATCCTTTTAAATCATGTCAGGGGCCCGACATCTTTTGAAGATCTGATGACTGTGAATGAGATaaaatattcaacatttaagGAGTCTGCTCAAATGAGAGGACTTCTCAAACAGGATGATTATGTAATACAATGTCTGCAAGAAGCACGCTCTGTTAGAATGCCATCTTCATTGAGAAGGTTATTTGTATCCATACTGGTGTTCTGTCAAGCAACAATAGTTCGAGAACTTTGGGATGAGTTCCATCCTAGCATGTGCGAAGATTATGGCAGAGAAATTTCATCAAGTAACTTAATCATCAATAAGTTATTGCTTGAGATACGAAGGTTGTTACATCAGTACAAAATGAAACTTGGTGATTTTGATTTGCCATCAATAAGTGCCGAGTTTTTAGAAGACGAACCACTACCAAGATTAATTGAGGATGAGCTTTCTTATCATATTTCTGATGATGATTTGAGATCTATTGAACGTTTGAATGCTCAACAGAGGATTGCTTTTGACACCATCATCGAAAGTATTATGCATAATCAATCAAAACTTTTCTTCATTGATGGTCCTGGAGGCACTGGTAAGACTTTTTTATACCGCTCAATGTTGGCACATTTAAGAAAAATTGGTAAAATAGTAATTGCGGTAGCAACATCTGGAATAGCTGCGACATTGTTGCCAGGTGGAAGAACTGCACATTCACGTTTTCAAATTCCACTTAGACCAACAGCATCAACactttgcaaaataaaaaaacagACAGAACTTGCAGATCTAATAAGACGTGCATCAGCTATAGTATGGGACGAGGCTCCAATGGCAAATCGCTATGCTTTTGAATCTGTCAGTAAGAGTTTCCAAGATATTATGGAAAATCAAATGGCATTTGGAGGGAAGACAATGATTTTTGGTGGTGATTTTCGACAAGTGTTACCGGTTGTTAAACGAGGATCAAAGGCAGAACAAATTGCTGCAAGTATTTCAAGGTCAACGTTCTGGAGTAGCGTAAAGATAATACACCTTCAACAGAATATGAGATCTGCTCAAGATATTGAGTTCTCACAATTTCTCTTGTGCGTAGGTGATGGAGTGCAAAATACTATAAATCGTGATTTCATAAATTTACCAGATTCAATGATCATACCATGGGAAGgtgaacaatcaattcagatgttGATTGATTCTGTTTTTCCTAATATGATAACTCATGTTAACGATGAAAACTATATGGTCGATAGAGCAATCATCACACCAAAAAATGTTGATGTGGACAATATTAATCAGATGCTCATTCTCAAGTTTCCTGGAGATGAAAAAGAGTATACCTCTTGGGATAGTGTAGAAGACGACAATCACAACCTTTTTCAAGAAGAATTTTTGAATTCCCTTAGTCCAAGTGGTTTGCCACCGCATAAAATCAAATTGAAAGTAGGAAGTCCTGTCATGCTCTTGAGAAATGTTGCGCCTGAACTTGTTCTATGCAATGGAACAAGATTAATATGTCGCAGTCTTTGTAAAAATTTTATAGATGCTGAGATCATAACAGGTCCTCACAAGGGTACCAGATTTTTTCTACATAGAATGCCCTTGAAAAGTGAAGATAATTCTGGACTACCATTTGAGTTGACACGTCGACAGTTTCCCATAAGGCTTAGTTTTGCTTTGACAATAAACAAAGCACAAGGTCAAACAATCCCAAATATTGGCATATTTTTGCGCAACCATGTGTTCAGCCACGGTCAGCTATATGTGGCACTTTCGAGAGGAGTCTCACAAAATTCTACAAAAGTTTTGGTAAAAGACGGGAATTTAGAGCGTCGACATGGTGTATTCACAAGAAACGTGGTTTTCAAAGAGGTGTTGCTACCTAATAGAGAATGA